CATGATCGCGGACGAGATCCACACCCCGGATTCGTCGCGCTACTGGGTGCGGGCAACCTACGAAGAACGACTCCGGAGGGACGAGGAGCCCGAGAGCTTGGACAAGGAGCCGCTCCGCATTTGGCTCAAAGAGCAAGGCATCTCGGACGACCATGTGCCAGAACTGACCGACGACATTCGGATCGAGATGGCCCAACGGTACATCGCGCTCTTTGAACGCATAACCGGCGAAACGTTCGTTCCGCCGGACGCGGATATGTCAATAAGGGAACGAATCGAGGAGGCAATCACGCCGTTCATGTTTTGACACTGCCGGGCACTATGCCTGGTCGGTACCTGGGCGCGCAGCAACATCCCGCTGCGTGCCCTCTTTTTTATTACGTGATACAATACTAATCCCAACCCCCTCTTAGTCTCCCCCTTATATATCACCCCAGAAATGCCTTCGGCAGTTTCTGGGGACCCCGAGTAAAGGGGGAGAAACTAGGATGATGACCCCCCTCTAGCTCCCCCCTGAATACAGGGGGGAGAACCAGGATTATGAACTTCACCATCCAAAACCCATCCACCCACTCCCGCAACCTCCTGCGAAGAGCAGGCTATGCCCTGCACGCGACCCGCGAGGGAAAAGTGAGCTATGTCAAACGGATCCACGGGGATGAGTATCCCCGCTTCCATCTGTACGTGAATGACGAAAAGCCGGGCATCTCCATGGAGCTCTCTTTGCACTTGGATGAAAAGCGGCCCTCCTATGAGGGCCATACCGCGCATTCAGGCGAATATGAAGGTCCACTGATAGAGCAGGAGCGGGACCGGATTCTGGGGACAATTTAAGGAGGAGCCATATATGCGTACGATTCACCCAGGGTACGCCTGGCCGACAGCAATGTCGGATAGACGGGGGTTCCCTGCTGAATCGGGAGCATATGTGGCTCCGACACAAATGTGCACTTACTGTGCATAGGCCGTGAATTCCCCTATCACGCCAAAACAGATACAATACATACATGGCAGAACAAAGACTAACCACCAATACCGCCGAAAAACTGCCCCCGCAGAACCTGGAAGCCGAGCAATCCGTGCTCGGCTCCCTGCTGTTGGACCAAAACGCCGTCATCAGCATCGGCGATGCTCTGAAACCCGAAGATTTTTACAAAGAAACGCACAAGGTGATTTACCAGGCAATGCTTTCTCTGTTTGAGCGCAGGGAACCCATTGACTTGCTGTCCTTGACGAACATCCTGAACGAACGGAAGCAGCTTGAGCTCGTGGGGGGCAGGGAGTATTTGATGGATTTGACGAACGCGGTGCCGAGCGCGGCAAACGTGGGGCACTATGCAACCATTGTGCGCAAGAAATCAACCCTGCGCAACCTCCTGTACGCGTCCCACCAAATCACCCAGCTCGGGTACGACGAATCCGATGACGTGGACGCAGTGCTGGACCAAGCAGAGCAAAAGCTCTTCGCCATTTCCCAGCGCTCCTTGCGCCAGAACTTCATCAGCATCAAGTCCGTCCTGCATGACACGTTTGAGCGCATTGAAAAGCTGCACCAGGGGGACGGCAGGCTGCGCGGCATCTCCACCGGGTTTTTTGATTTGGATGACAAGCTCTCGGGCTTGCAGGCCTCGGATTTGGTGGTGATCGCGGCACGGCCTTCGGTCGGGAAAACCTCGCTTGCCATGGACCTGGCGCGCCACATGGCGGTGGTTGAAAAAAAGAGTGTGGGCATCTTCAGCTTGGAAATGTCCAAAGAGCAGCTCGTGGACCGCCTGCTGTGCACCCAGGCAGGAGTTGAATTGTGGCGCATGCGCACGGGCAAGCTCTCCCAGTCACCGGAGCACGACGACTTCCCCCGCATCGGGCACGCCATGGGAGAGCTCTCTGAGGCCAACATCTTCATTGATGACGGCGCAAACGTAAACATCATGGAAATCCGCACCAAGGCGCGCCGCCTCGCCGCGGAGCAGGGAGTTGACTGCATCATCGTGGACTACTTGCAATTGATGGAGGGCCGCTCCAACCGGAACGGCGACAACCGCGTGCAGGAGGTTGCGGAAATCACCCGCGCCCTTAAGTCCATTGCCCGCGAGCTCAACATCCCGGTGGTGGCGCTCTCCCAGCTCTCACGGGCCGTGGAGCAGCAGCAGGGCGCGGCAATCCCGCGCCTCGCGCATTTGCGCGAATCCGGCACCATTGAGCAGGACGCGGACGTGGTGCTCTTCATCTACCGCAAGTCAGCGGACCGCAAGTACCGCCCGGAGGAGCTCTCGGCCGAAGAGCGGCACCTTGCCGAAATCCACATCGCAAAGCACCGCAACGGCCCGACCGGGGTGATCAAGCTCTTCTTTAACGAGCAGCTGGTCAGCTTCCAGAACCTCGCAAAAGCCGGAAAACACGCGGACCCAGGGTACGCGCATGCTCCGGAACCTCCCCGGGCCGCGCCTGTTGACGAAGTTGACGTGCCTCCCTTCTAAAGGGTAGAATCACGGTATGTTCAACAAACTCAAACAATTCAAAGAGCTCCGAAGCCAGGCTAAAACTCTCCAAACCGCGCTCAAAGAAGAAACCGTCACCTGCGAAAAAGGCGGAGTCACCATCACCATGGACGGCAACCAGGACATCACGGCCGTTCTGGTGCGGCCTGATTTGCTCTCTTTGGGCCGGAAGCGCGATCTGGAGAATGCCATCAGAGATGCGAATGCCGCTGCCATAGAAAAGACCAAGCGCATCATGGCAAGAAAAATGCAGTCCATGGGAGGGTTTGACCAGTTTGGCTTGGGCGACAAAAAAATAGGGACATGACCCATTTTCATCCATGAGTTCCCTTCCCCCGTCAATCCAGAACCTGGTGGGCCACTTTACGACCCTG
This sequence is a window from Parcubacteria group bacterium. Protein-coding genes within it:
- the dnaB gene encoding replicative DNA helicase — protein: MAEQRLTTNTAEKLPPQNLEAEQSVLGSLLLDQNAVISIGDALKPEDFYKETHKVIYQAMLSLFERREPIDLLSLTNILNERKQLELVGGREYLMDLTNAVPSAANVGHYATIVRKKSTLRNLLYASHQITQLGYDESDDVDAVLDQAEQKLFAISQRSLRQNFISIKSVLHDTFERIEKLHQGDGRLRGISTGFFDLDDKLSGLQASDLVVIAARPSVGKTSLAMDLARHMAVVEKKSVGIFSLEMSKEQLVDRLLCTQAGVELWRMRTGKLSQSPEHDDFPRIGHAMGELSEANIFIDDGANVNIMEIRTKARRLAAEQGVDCIIVDYLQLMEGRSNRNGDNRVQEVAEITRALKSIARELNIPVVALSQLSRAVEQQQGAAIPRLAHLRESGTIEQDADVVLFIYRKSADRKYRPEELSAEERHLAEIHIAKHRNGPTGVIKLFFNEQLVSFQNLAKAGKHADPGYAHAPEPPRAAPVDEVDVPPF
- a CDS encoding YbaB/EbfC family nucleoid-associated protein translates to MFNKLKQFKELRSQAKTLQTALKEETVTCEKGGVTITMDGNQDITAVLVRPDLLSLGRKRDLENAIRDANAAAIEKTKRIMARKMQSMGGFDQFGLGDKKIGT